The region CGGCAGGGCCCGACGCCCGGCAAGATGCACGGCCGGTTCCGCCGCATCGCCGTCGCCGATCAGCACGAGACAGTCCGCCTTGAGGATCTGCTTTTGAGGCGGCGCCCTTAAGGGCCCGGCCGGCAGGCAGCGGCCATTGCCGAAGCCGACCGTGCAATCCACCAGGGCAAGGCTCAGGTCCTTGGCGAGCGAAGGGTTCTGGAACCCGTCATCCATCAGCAGAAGGTCGATCGGCTGCGTCTCCGCCAGTGCGGCTCCGGCAGGCCGGTTGGCCGCAACGACCGTCGGGCCGAACCGGGCCAGCAGCAGGGCTTCATCGCCGACGTCCCCGGCTCCGTGGATCGCCAGGTCGACCAGCAGCGGGCCCTTCTGACGCCCGCCATAGCCGCGCAACAGAAATCCCGGCTTGTAGCCCTCTTCCTGGAGACGGCAGGCCAACTCGATCGCGAACGGGGTCTTGCCCGTGCCGCCAACGACGAAATTGCCGATGCAGATGACCGGCAACCGGCATTTTGCCTTCGGCCTGGCGAGCATGCGGCGGCCCGAGACCAGACCGTATATCCAGGCCGCGGGCGCGAGCAGCAGGGCAGGAAGCGAGAACCCGGGTTTCCACCAGTAGTCAGGAGCCGTGCTCACGTAGGGCCTCCGGCGTTCGCCCGGCACCATCCCGCGGCAGATAGGGCTGCAGCAGGAACAGCGTTTTCTCCAGCGCACCGCGGCCGGCCTCGACCATTGCCCTGGCTTTCGCGGCCTGGTCGCGGGCTTTGCGGGGATCACGCAGCAGACCTGCCACGTGCTCTGCCAGATCAACGGGATCGGGCACCCTCAACGCCGCGCCGCCGTTCCAGAACTCCTTGTAGATCGCGCGCGCGTTGGAGACCCTCGGACCGGTCACCAGAGCGGATCCCACAAGAGCTGCTTCCAACGGATTATGTCCCCCTGCATCATTAAAGGAGCCACCCAGGAAGGTGACCGGCGCCAGCCTGTAGAAAAGTCCCATCTCTCCGAGTGTATCACCAAGATAGACATGTGTTGACGGTTCGATTTTCCGGCCTGAACTGCGCAGGACGCCGTTCAGGCCCTGCTGGCCGACCAGGCCTAGGATGTCATCCGCGCGAACCGGGTGGCGCGGTACCAGCAGCAGGAGGAGATCGGGAAACTCCCTCCGCAGCCTGCCATAGGCATCAAGCGCTATCTCGTCTTCGCCGGGATGCGTGAGCGCGGCAAGCCAGACGGGCCGATCGCCGATCCGCGCCTGAAGACCGGAAACTTCCCCTTCGTCCGCCAGGGGCTCGCTTGCGTCGAATTTCAGGTTGCCCGGCGTTTCCACCCGCCGGCAGCCGAGGCGCCGGAAGCGCTGCGCGTCGGCGGCGCTTTGCGCCAGCACCAGATCGAGGCACCTGAAGATATAGCCCGAGGCTCCCGGCAGCATCGACCAGTTCCTGTGGGACTTGTCAGACAACCGGCCGTTCACCAGCACGAAGGGTATGCCGCGGCTTCGCAATTCGTCAAAAAGGCAGGGCCAGACTTCCGACTCCACGACCATCGCCAGATCGGGTGACCAATGGTCGAGAAACCGCGCCATCGGGCCGGGGGAATCGAAAGGAATGAACTGGTGGACCGATCCTTCCGGCAGGCGGCTTGCGGCGATATCGGCGGCCGTGACGGTGACCGTCGTCAGCAGCACCCTGTTTCCCGAAGCGGACAGGGCGTCGATCAGCGGCAGCACCGACATGGTTTCGCCGACGCTTGCAGCGTGAATCCAGACGAGACGGCCGGACGGGCGCTGCCTTTGGGACCAGCCGAACCGCTCGCCCTTTCGTTGGCCGATCTCCTTGCCGGCCCGGCTCCGCCACCAGAACAGAAGATGGAACAGGGGCACCAGAGCCCGGGAGAGGCCGCGATAGAAGCTGATGAACGGGGGCTTAGCCATCCGTCCTGCCGACCAGTTCGTAGGCCCGCCTGGTGGCCACGTTCAACCGCTCTTCGACCTGCAGGCGGTAGGTTTCGAGCGAATCGTCGTCCGCCTCGGACGGCACCCAGATCAGATCGCCCACGGCAATGGCGCCGCGACCGAAGGGCAGGTTGACGCTGGCCGTGTCCCAGCTGTCCAGCTCCTTGCTGCGGCTGGTGGCCACGGCGACGGGCAGGATCGGCCGGCCGGAATGCCTGGCGAGCTGGACAATGCCGATGCCGGACTTTCTTGCCGGTCCCTTGGGGACGTCCGCGGTCATGGCGATGCTGTAGCCTTCCTTCAGCGATTTCAGCGCCTCGATGAAACCGCGCATGCCGCCGCGCTTCTTGATCTGGCGCGCGCTTTTTCCGCCCGACGCCCGGATCAGGCCGAGCCCCAGCTTGCGGGCCGCAATGGCGTTGACCTCGCCGTCGACGGACCGGGAAATCATCACCTTTGCGGGCCAATGGGACGGCTTGGCGAACGGAACCAGAAAATGCTGACCGTGCCACATGGCCACGATGACCGGCAGATGCTGCTCGGTGTCCTCGTGGACGCCTTCCGGGTCCAGGACAAACCGATTTGTGAGGTAAACCAGTTTAAGGTAGCCGGCAAGCAAAGTGCCCACACCTGACAGGACCCAGGGATGGCGGGCGAGGCGTTTCATCATGTTTCTTGTTGCCTGAAAATGCCTTGCCTAGTTTGCCGTTTCCGGATCGAGCAAGCGGTGCATGTGAACGATGAAGTAGCGCATATGCGCGTTGTCGACGGTTGACTGCGCCTTCGCCTTCCAGGCCTTGTAGGCTTCTGCATAGTTCGGATAGATGCCGACGATATCCAGTTCGTCCAGATCGCGGAACGTCAGTCCTTCCGGCGACACCAGTTCACCGCCAAATACCAGGTGCAGAAGCTGTTTCGGGGTGTCGGTTTCACTCATGAACATCCTCGCTTTTCATCAATGCGATTTCAGTTGCCAACTCGTCGCCAGGCGGCCCGTAACCGCATGGACGCAATTCACGTTTGCCGACGCCGCCCTATCTGATCAGCTTGTCCAGCACGTCGCGCGCGGGCCCGATCAGCGCTTCTGGTGCTGCGATCAGGGCGGGGTGGCCGGTCCTGGCGCGATTGTAGATAAGGCTGTTTCCCGACAGGTCGGTCAATCTGCCGCCTGCTTCCTGCACCAAAAGATCCGCCGCCGCAAGATCCCAATCGCTCGGCCCGCCCCGCGCGGTGCCCACATCGACCCTGCCGGCCGCCACGGTCGCCAGGCGGTAGGCGAGAGAGCGCAGGATATCCGTGCCGATGAGCCCCGCCGCCTTCACGTCCCGATTGGCAATGATTGAATGCGGACCGGTGAGGGTCGCGCCCGCGACATTGCGCTGAGCGGAGACTTCGAGGCGGCTGCCATTCAGCCACGCGCCGCCGCCGGAAAGAGCGACGAACATCTCTTCCCGCCGCGGGCAGAACACGGCACCGGCCACGGGACGTCCGTTTTCGACAACGGCGATGGAGATCGTCCATTCGCTGCCACCGGCGAGAAAGGCGCGTGTCCCGTCTATGGGATCGACGATAAACACCCGGTCGCGCGTCAGCCGCTCCGGATCGTCCACGGTTTCCTCCGACAGCCAGCCGTAATCCGGCCGGCCGTTGCGCAGCCGGTCCGCCAGAAACCTGTCCACCGCCAGGTCGGCTTCGGAGACCGGCGACTTGTTGCCCTTGAACCAGGTTTCCGGATCCTGACCGAAATAGCTCAGGGCAACGTCGCCGGCCTGGCGCGCGGCGGTTTCCAGAAGGCGCATGTCCAGATCGGGAGACGGGCTGAGAATGCCGTTGTCAACTTCCTGCAAGAGCCATTCCTTCGATAAAGACAGATGGCGTCGCAGTGGAATAGCGGTTGTCCAGATCACTGCCCGGCACAAGACGCTTGAACATGTCCTTCAGGTTGCCGGCGATGGTGATCTCGCTGACCGCCTGGACGATTTCGCCGTTTTCGAACCAGAACCCGGCGGCACCGCGCGAATAGTCGCCGGTGAGCCCGTTGACGCCGTGGCCGATCAGATCGCTCACCAGCAGCCCCTCGCCCGCTTCGGCCATGAGCTCTTCAAGGGATTTTTCGCCCGGCATCAGCGTGATGTTGGTCGAGCCCGGAGACGTCCCGCTGCCACTGCGATGGGCCCGGCCGTTCGGTCTCAGCCCGAGTTCGCGCGCCGTTGCCCCGTCCAGGAACCAGTCCTTCAGAACGCCGTTCTCGATCACGTTGAGAACCGGCCCGCTCGTGCCTTCACCGTCAAAGGGGCGCGTGGCCGCGCCGCGGCGTTTAAACGGATCGTCGACCACCATGATGCCGGGTGCGAAGATCGCCTCTCCCATCCGGTCTTTCAGAAAGCTGGTCTTGCGGGCGACCGAAGCACCGTTGATCGCTCCCGCAAGGTGGCCGAGGAGACTGCGAGCCGCGCGCGATTCATAGATGACATTGGCGGTCCGGGTCGACATTTTCTGCGGATTGAGCCGGCGCACCGCCCGTTCTCCGGCCCGGCGGCCGATTTCGGCCGGCGCCTCCAGGTCTTCAAAGAAGGTGCGGCTGTCGAAATCGTAGTCGCGCTCCATCGACGTGCCGTCGCCGGCAACCGCCGTCATGGAAAGGCCGTGGCGGGAGGCAATGTAGGAGCCGAGGAAACCATGGCTTGTGGCGAGCACGACGCCGCCAAGCCGCCAGGAGGCGCCTGCCCCGCCGGATTTGCTGACGCCGTCGACGGCAAGGCCGGCAGCCTCCGCTTCCAGCGCCATCTCGGCAAGGCTCTCGGCGGTCATCTCCTTGGGATCGAGAAGTTCCAGCGCCGGAAAGTCCTTCACCAGCAGGTCCGGATCGGCCAGACCCGCAAAGGGATCCTCCGGCGCGACCCTGGCCATGGCGACCGCGCGTTCGGCAAGGCTGTCGGGATCGTCCAGCTGGTTGGCGGAAACGGCGGCGGTGCGCTTGCCGACGAAGACGCGCAACGTGAAGTCGTCGCCCTCCGCGCGCTCGCTCTCTTCCACCTTGCCCTCCCTGACGTCCACGGCCAGCGACACGCCCGTGACCGCAACCGCATCGCAGGCATCCGCGCCCGCCTTGCGGGCCGCTTCGACGAGACGTGCAGCCCTGGACTGCAATTCGCTTTGGTCAATCAGTTCCGACATATGTTCCGCCTTTTGTTTCGGCTGTTGTTTACGCTCCGCACATGGCGACTGCAACCGCCAGGACGAATTCCCGGCAAGCTGTATCATTCCGGTTCAGACCTGCCGGGAAATATGTACCTGCCTTAACAAAAGGGAAGCGCAACCCGGCCCGGCGCACGCTGCATATGGTTCTTGTCCAGGCGGAACGAAAGTAGCTCTAACGCCTATATGTCGACTACTGTTTTGCGCACCGGCCGGCACTCGCCCCATGGTGGTGTTCCGCGCCTTCTGCCACACGTGTGAATCAGGCGTTATCTGAGCGATTACATTCCGGTAACCCTCTTGAAAATCAAACTTTCTTAACCGTGTCTCTTAAGCCGTTCACGATCTTTCTCAGCTACCTTTGAACCCATCGAGAGACCAAAAGGTCCGGTGGAGAGTCAATTGAGACGTCAAACAGAAATACAGGAAACGGCAGCAACCGGGATCGGCGCACAAGAGATGCCCCACCCCGGTTGCCTGCCGGCCCACTTCCAGCAGCGCCTGGAATGCCGGCCGGGAACGCCCTCACTTCCTGCAGACATTTATCTTGACCGCGACAGGGCGGTCATCAAGCGGCGGGTCGCCGGCGTACCGGTCACGGTCGTCGTTCCGGCCTGCGGATTCGACGGTGTCATGGTCCGCATCGTGCCCGGGGCGGCTCCCGGCGAGATCATCGCGGCGCTGATCCTGAAACATCCGGACAGCGCCCTGTCCATCACACTTGCCGAAACCGAGAATTCCGACAGTCTGGCGGTTCTGTGGAGCCGTTGGGCCCAGACCTTCAACCTGCCGATGCTGGTCTGTGATCTGGGCGGCAAGGTCAAACCGATCGAGGCGTACAGCGCCATGCCGGCGTCAAGCCCCGCACCGCGCCGGAAAATGCGCATGCTGACCGGCCGGCGCCCGCGCTTCCTCAACCGGCGCATTCCCGGCCGAATGGGCGAGAATGCGGCCAATCACGGCAACGAGCGGGAAATCATCGCCCGCTCCTGAGGCCCCGTCAGGCCGGTATCAAAAATGGCTCCGCTTGGCGGGGCCTTTTTTGTGCCGGCTTAGGGTGCGGACCCATAAATGAGGATGAAATGGTTTGAGGCGGATTGCGCGTCCTCAAGAAGCGGAAGCGTAGGAAATGTGGTTCATTTTCAAGCCTTTCGCGACGTAGAGGAGGCGCAATCCGGTCAAATCCGAAGGACATGAAAATGGCTTCACCTCGCTTCGTCAGCGCGCTTGACCGGGCATACAGCCCGCTCTGCGCACCCTTCCTAACGGTGTTTCGCCATTTCTCATGCCATTTCGTCCTCATTTATCGGTCCGCACCCTAGAGCCAGGCTATGAACGCGTCCGCGACGAACCCGGCAAACAGGATCCAGCCGTAGATCTTGTTCGAGCGGAACAGCTTCAGGCACTGGTCGCCGTCGTCGATGTCCAGAACCACGATCTGCCAGCCCAGATGGACGACGCCGGCGAGAATGCCGATGAATGCCGCCGGTCCCGCATCCGCCAGCATGGCTGCCGCGGCGAATAGACCCGAGGCCAGGGCGTAAAGGGCGATCAGCGCCGGTTTCGTGCGGTCGCCGAACAGGCGCGCCGTCGACTTGACGCCGACCAGCGCGTCGTCCTCCTTGTCCTGATGGGCGTAGATCGTGTCGTAACCGATCGTCCAGCAGATCCCGCCCACATAGAGAAAGACCGGAGCCCAGGACAGCGAGCCGAATTCGGCGGCCCAGCCCATGAAGGCGCCCCAGGAGAAGGCGAAGCCCAGAAACAGCTGCGGCCAGTTGGTGAAGCGCTTCATGAACGGATAGATGGCCACCGCCAGCAGCGACGCGATGCCGAGCAGGACCGTGAAGGCATTGAACTGCAGGAGCACCGCCAGCCCGACCAGGCATTGCAGCAGCATGAAAACCTTTGCCTGGAACCTGGTGACCTGGCCGGCCGGAATGGGCCGGGACCGGGTGCGGGCGACCTTTGCATCGATCTCCACGTCGACGATGTCGTTATAGGTGCAGCCCGCCCCGCGCATGGCGACGGCACCGATCAGAAACAGGACGAGATGCCAGGGATTAGGCCAGCCGTTGCCGCCGGCAATCGCCGCCAGTGCCGCCGACCACCAGCAGGGGAAAAGCAGCAGCCACCAGCCGATCGGACGCTCCCAGCGTGCCAGGCGCGCATAGGGCCGCAGCGAAACCGGCAGCCGCGTGTCCACCCAGTGCAACTTCACCGCATCCGCGACCGGCCCGGTGTCCTTGGTTGAAAAAAACATGTCCGCCCTATCCGAAAATCTCTGCTTCGCCTTGGATCCGATGCCGGAGCACCCGTGTCTGCACTCAATGGATATACCGTGCCGGAATACGGATGCATATCCGCATCGCCCCGGTCCGGGACACGTCAAACGCCCCTACCGGCGGTCCACGTCCAGCCCTTCTAACCTTATTCGGGTCGGATTTCATCCCGTGCCGTAGCGCCCGCTATCGGTCCAGCCATTTGCAGCATTCAGGCGCCCGTGGTAGATCGCGCTGCATTCAAGCTGAC is a window of Roseibium salinum DNA encoding:
- the lpxK gene encoding tetraacyldisaccharide 4'-kinase, yielding MSTAPDYWWKPGFSLPALLLAPAAWIYGLVSGRRMLARPKAKCRLPVICIGNFVVGGTGKTPFAIELACRLQEEGYKPGFLLRGYGGRQKGPLLVDLAIHGAGDVGDEALLLARFGPTVVAANRPAGAALAETQPIDLLLMDDGFQNPSLAKDLSLALVDCTVGFGNGRCLPAGPLRAPPQKQILKADCLVLIGDGDAAEPAVHLAGRRALPILHAHLRPQPDEDLAGHRLYAFAGIGRPQKFFAALKDMGYDVKRTRAFADHHIYTESDVRDLLTEAEEASLQLVTTAKDMARLETADGELFHWISSTTHVLDVRMEIDDEDRLMSLIRERLKRRKLAG
- a CDS encoding DUF4170 domain-containing protein; its protein translation is MSETDTPKQLLHLVFGGELVSPEGLTFRDLDELDIVGIYPNYAEAYKAWKAKAQSTVDNAHMRYFIVHMHRLLDPETAN
- a CDS encoding DUF6101 family protein → MRRQTEIQETAATGIGAQEMPHPGCLPAHFQQRLECRPGTPSLPADIYLDRDRAVIKRRVAGVPVTVVVPACGFDGVMVRIVPGAAPGEIIAALILKHPDSALSITLAETENSDSLAVLWSRWAQTFNLPMLVCDLGGKVKPIEAYSAMPASSPAPRRKMRMLTGRRPRFLNRRIPGRMGENAANHGNEREIIARS
- the ubiA gene encoding 4-hydroxybenzoate octaprenyltransferase, coding for MFFSTKDTGPVADAVKLHWVDTRLPVSLRPYARLARWERPIGWWLLLFPCWWSAALAAIAGGNGWPNPWHLVLFLIGAVAMRGAGCTYNDIVDVEIDAKVARTRSRPIPAGQVTRFQAKVFMLLQCLVGLAVLLQFNAFTVLLGIASLLAVAIYPFMKRFTNWPQLFLGFAFSWGAFMGWAAEFGSLSWAPVFLYVGGICWTIGYDTIYAHQDKEDDALVGVKSTARLFGDRTKPALIALYALASGLFAAAAMLADAGPAAFIGILAGVVHLGWQIVVLDIDDGDQCLKLFRSNKIYGWILFAGFVADAFIAWL
- a CDS encoding TldD/PmbA family protein — translated: MSELIDQSELQSRAARLVEAARKAGADACDAVAVTGVSLAVDVREGKVEESERAEGDDFTLRVFVGKRTAAVSANQLDDPDSLAERAVAMARVAPEDPFAGLADPDLLVKDFPALELLDPKEMTAESLAEMALEAEAAGLAVDGVSKSGGAGASWRLGGVVLATSHGFLGSYIASRHGLSMTAVAGDGTSMERDYDFDSRTFFEDLEAPAEIGRRAGERAVRRLNPQKMSTRTANVIYESRAARSLLGHLAGAINGASVARKTSFLKDRMGEAIFAPGIMVVDDPFKRRGAATRPFDGEGTSGPVLNVIENGVLKDWFLDGATARELGLRPNGRAHRSGSGTSPGSTNITLMPGEKSLEELMAEAGEGLLVSDLIGHGVNGLTGDYSRGAAGFWFENGEIVQAVSEITIAGNLKDMFKRLVPGSDLDNRYSTATPSVFIEGMALAGS
- a CDS encoding 3'(2'),5'-bisphosphate nucleotidase CysQ gives rise to the protein MRLLETAARQAGDVALSYFGQDPETWFKGNKSPVSEADLAVDRFLADRLRNGRPDYGWLSEETVDDPERLTRDRVFIVDPIDGTRAFLAGGSEWTISIAVVENGRPVAGAVFCPRREEMFVALSGGGAWLNGSRLEVSAQRNVAGATLTGPHSIIANRDVKAAGLIGTDILRSLAYRLATVAAGRVDVGTARGGPSDWDLAAADLLVQEAGGRLTDLSGNSLIYNRARTGHPALIAAPEALIGPARDVLDKLIR
- a CDS encoding 3-deoxy-D-manno-octulosonic acid transferase, whose amino-acid sequence is MAKPPFISFYRGLSRALVPLFHLLFWWRSRAGKEIGQRKGERFGWSQRQRPSGRLVWIHAASVGETMSVLPLIDALSASGNRVLLTTVTVTAADIAASRLPEGSVHQFIPFDSPGPMARFLDHWSPDLAMVVESEVWPCLFDELRSRGIPFVLVNGRLSDKSHRNWSMLPGASGYIFRCLDLVLAQSAADAQRFRRLGCRRVETPGNLKFDASEPLADEGEVSGLQARIGDRPVWLAALTHPGEDEIALDAYGRLRREFPDLLLLLVPRHPVRADDILGLVGQQGLNGVLRSSGRKIEPSTHVYLGDTLGEMGLFYRLAPVTFLGGSFNDAGGHNPLEAALVGSALVTGPRVSNARAIYKEFWNGGAALRVPDPVDLAEHVAGLLRDPRKARDQAAKARAMVEAGRGALEKTLFLLQPYLPRDGAGRTPEALREHGS
- a CDS encoding lysophospholipid acyltransferase family protein yields the protein MMKRLARHPWVLSGVGTLLAGYLKLVYLTNRFVLDPEGVHEDTEQHLPVIVAMWHGQHFLVPFAKPSHWPAKVMISRSVDGEVNAIAARKLGLGLIRASGGKSARQIKKRGGMRGFIEALKSLKEGYSIAMTADVPKGPARKSGIGIVQLARHSGRPILPVAVATSRSKELDSWDTASVNLPFGRGAIAVGDLIWVPSEADDDSLETYRLQVEERLNVATRRAYELVGRTDG